One genomic window of Elaeis guineensis isolate ETL-2024a chromosome 2, EG11, whole genome shotgun sequence includes the following:
- the LOC105049138 gene encoding adenylate isopentenyltransferase produces MRILFSRSGGSTISALLSPLLQGLQRPVVAAAKFLFRQQSVMTAVESQSSLHHHLLCLPRRACSGRRNDSVVVVMGATGTGKSKLSIDLATRFPSEVVNSDKIQVYRGLDITTNKIPLADRCGVPHHLLGELDPAVGELPALKFRSLAASAIERIAARRRLPVVAGGSNSFIHALLAARHDPLVDPFAAGDSRRGRRERLRYRCCFLWVDVEPKVLAEYLDLRVEEMVAAGMVEELEAYFAGEGAEPGRHPGLEKAIGVPEFREYFKKGKGAGEYAAAVAAIKVNGRRLAEEQVRKIGRLGEGGCGWALQRVDATAAVRARLGGSAWVAAWERDVVGPSVAAVEGFLESSLSPPLGS; encoded by the coding sequence ATGAGAATTTTATTCTCCAGAAGCGGCGGCAGCACCATCAGCGCTCTTCTCTCCCCTTTACTCCAGGGTCTCCAGCGGCCCGTGGTGGCGGCGGCGAAGTTCTTATTCCGGCAGCAGAGCGTGATGACCGCGGTGGAAAGCCAGAGCAGCCTCCACCACCACCTCCTGTGCCTTCCCCGGAGGGCTTGCAGCGGTCGCCGAAATGACAGCGTGGTGGTGGTCATGGGTGCAACCGGGACCGGCAAGTCGAAGCTATCAATCGACTTGGCGACCAGATTCCCATCCGAGGTGGTGAACTCCGACAAGATCCAGGTTTACCGCGGCCTCGACATCACCACGAACAAGATCCCTCTGGCCGACCGCTGCGGTGTGCCGCACCATCTGTTGGGGGAGCTCGACCCCGCGGTCGGGGAGCTCCCGGCGCTGAAGTTCAGGTCCCTGGCGGCGTCCGCCATCGAGAGAATCGCCGCCCGCCGACGGCTCCCGGTGGTGGCGGGAGGGTCGAACTCCTTCATCCACGCGCTGCTGGCGGCACGGCACGACCCTCTGGTGGACCCGTTCGCGGCGGGGGATAGCCGGCGAGGAAGAAGGGAGAGGCTGCGGTACCGATGCTGTTTTCTCTGGGTGGACGTGGAGCCGAAGGTACTGGCGGAGTACCTCGACCTACGGGTGGAGGAGATGGTGGCGGCGGGAATGGTGGAGGAACTGGAGGCGTACTTCGCGGGGGAGGGAGCGGAGCCGGGGAGGCACCCGGGCTTGGAGAAGGCGATCGGAGTGCCGGAGTTCCGGGAATATTTCAAGAAAGGGAAAGGGGCGGGGGAGTACgcggcggcggtggcggcgaTCAAGGTGAACGGGCGGCGGCTGGCGGAGGAGCAGGTGCGGAAGATCGGGAGGCTCGGGGAGGGTGGGTGCGGGTGGGCGCTCCAACGGGTGGACGCGACGGCGGCCGTGCGGGCGCGGCTGGGGGGATCGGCGTGGGTGGCGGCATGGGAGCGGGACGTGGTGGGGCCCAGCGTCGCTGCGGTGGAGGGGTTCCTGGAGTCCTCGCTTTCGCCTCCGCTCGGTAGTTAG